One Carassius carassius chromosome 20, fCarCar2.1, whole genome shotgun sequence DNA segment encodes these proteins:
- the LOC132096115 gene encoding fatty acid CoA ligase Acsl3-like: MKLKEDMSPLLLQVFRSVIWVYSVITFLPWYLLSGASGSQARAKRVKARSISGNPAGPYRAVSNQQKLVSLLHDGVDTLDKVFEYAVVHFPQRDCLGTREVLSEEDEIQPNGKVFKKVILGDYNWLSYEDTFHLSQRFGSGLSALGQKPLCNIAIFCETRAEWMIAAQACFMYNFPLVTLYSTLGGAAIAHGLNETEVTHIITSKDLLQSRLKAILMDVPRLKHIILVDEKPTSWPDLPRGIMVHSMAAVQELGSKPENVIMSRRQPVPSDIAVIMYTSGSTGIPKGVMISHSNIIAGITGMAERIPNLDEKDTYIGYLPLAHVLELSAELVSVSHGCRIGYSSPQTLADQSSKIKKGSKGDTSVLRPTLMAAVPEIMDRIYKNVMTKVEEMSSVQKTLFVLAYNYKLEQLSKGYSTPLCDRLVFRKVRSLLGGNTRLLLSGGAPLSAATHHFMNICFCCPVSQGYGLTETCGAGTIMEMFDCSTGRVGAPLVCSEFKLKNWEEGGYFSTDKPNPRGEILIGGPNVAMGYYKNEQKNREDFFVDANGQCWFCTGDIGEFHHDGCLKIIDRKKDLVKLQAGEYVSLGKVEAALKNCPLIDNICAYANSDESYVIGFVVPSQKQLTALAEQKGINGTWEELCNHAEIEKEVLRIITDAAVTGKLERFEIPKKIRLSAEPWTPETGLVTDAFKLKRKEIKSHYQDDIERMYGGK, encoded by the exons ATAAGCGGGAATCCGGCAGGGCCATATCGGGCCGTGAGCAACCAACAGAAGCTGGTGTCCCTGCTGCATGACGGTGTGGATACTTTGGATAAAGTGTTTGAATACGCTGTAGTGCACTTCCCTCAAAGAGACTGCCTCGGCACTAGAGAGGTGCTGAGCGAGGAAGATGAGATCCAGCCTAACGGCAAGGTCTTTAAGAAG gTGATTTTGGGCGATTATAACTGGCTGTCGTATGAAGACACTTTCCATCTGTCTCAGAGGTTTGGTAGTGGGCTGTCTGCACTGGGTCAGAAGCCTCTATGTAACATCGCCATTTTCTGCGAGACTCGTGCAGAATGGATGATAGCGGCGCAGGCTTGCTTCATGTACAACTTCCCCT TGGTGACTCTATACTCTACACTGGGAGGAGCAGCTATAGCTCATGGTCTGAATGAGACTGAGGTCACACACATCATCACCAGCAAAGACCTGCTGCAGAGCCGCCTCAAG gccatTCTGATGGATGTCCCCAGGCTGAAGCACATTATACTGGTTGATGAGAAGCCCACCAGTTGGCCTGATCTCCCCAGAGGCATCATGGTCCACAGCATGGCTGCTGTGCAGGAACTAGGGTCCAAACCTGAAAATG TAATAATGTCCCGCAGGCAGCCTGTCCCGTCTGATATCGCAGTGATCATGTACACCAGCGGCTCTACAGGCATTCCTAAAGGAGTCATGATCTCCCATAGCAACATCATCGCTGGCATCACTGGCATGGCTGAACGCATTCCTAACCTGGA TGAGAAGGACACTTACATTGGCTACCTGCCACTTGCTCATGTCCTGGAGCTCAGCGCTGAGCTGGTGAGTGTGTCACATGGCTGCCGGATTGGATATTCGTCACCTCAGACTCTTGCTGACCAG TCATCTAAAATCAAAAAGGGCAGTAAAGGAGACACCAGTGTGCTCAGACCAACACTGATGGCAGCCGTACCT gagattATGGACCGTATCTATAAGAATGTGATGACTAAAGTTGAAGAGATGAGCAGTGTGCAGAAAACACTCTTTGTTCTGGCATACAACTACAAGTTGGAGCAGCTTTCCAAAGGATACAGCACGCCGCTCTGTGACAG GCTTGTGTTCAGAAAGGTTCGCTCGTTGCTGGGCGGCAACACACGTTTGCTGTTGTCTGGCGGAGCTCCTTTATCTGCAGCTACTCATCATTTTATGAACATCTGCTTCTGCTGTCCTGTGTCACAGGGCTACGGCCTCACCGAGACCTGCGGAGCCGGGACCATCATGGAGA TGTTTGATTGCAGCACTGGACGTGTTGGAGCTCCTCTGGTGTGTTCAGAGTTCAAGCTGAAGAACTGGGAGGAAG GTGGTTATTTCAGCACAGACAAACCAAACCCACGAGGAGAGATTCTGATTGGTGGGCCCAATGTCGCCATGGGTTACTATAAAAATGAGCAGAAGAACCGAGAGGACTTCTTTGTGGATGCAAACGGCCAGTGCTGGTTCTGCACTGGAGACATTGGAGAATTCCACCATGACGGCTGCCTCAAGATAATCG atCGTAAGAAGGACCTGGTGAAGTTGCAAGCTGGTGAATATGTGTCTTTGGGCAAGGTGGAGGCTGCGCTCAAAAACTGCCCGCTCATTGACAACATCTGCGCTTATGCCAACAG TGATGAGTCTTATGTGATTGGGTTCGTGGTGCCCAGTCAGAAGCAGTTAACCGCTCTTGCTGAGCAGAAGGGCATTAATGGAACATGGGAAGAGCTGTGCAACCATGCAGAGATAGAAAAAGAGGTTCTACGTATCATCACAGACGCGGCTGTAACAG GTAAACTGGAGCGCTTTGAGATCCCAAAGAAAATCCGTCTGAGCGCCGAACCCTGGACGCCTGAGACAGGCCTGGTTACGGACGCCTTCAAACTCAAGCGCAAGGAAATAAAATCACACTATCAGGACGATATTGAGAGGATGTATGGCGGCAAGTGA